Within Montipora foliosa isolate CH-2021 chromosome 3, ASM3666993v2, whole genome shotgun sequence, the genomic segment GAGTCAACTTTCGTGAACAAATTGCGAGATTGTACTAACGCAAATCTATTTCCTGAAAAGATAGCGAGTCAGAAATGACTATCACAAGCAAATTTGATCCTGTGGctttttttgtaaaggtttagCTGGTTTGCAAACCCTCTTAACTGATTTACCTACGCCGCCGctttaaaagtcatttctgGTCCAGAAACAAGCAGAGTTTCTAAATAAACCTGTTATCCTATCCACATTTGTTTTGATTAAGAATTTAAACGCTAAATAATTTttgaaacatattttaaaaagcgaacgacgtttcgacgatACGTTACGCTATTATCAAGTATAAAAAGTGAAAACGTATAAGGTGTGATACAAATATACAAAATGTGAGACAATACATAAAATATCTGCGGGTCATATGGGTATAAATCCCAAGGTAAGAAGcacaataaggaaaaaaaatgtacGTGTACGAAAGTGTCACGTAAACAGTTTGGCACGAATGGAGTCGGCTTGCGTGCTAAAAGAAGGCTTGGTGTCCTTTATGTACACCATCTCTTAGACTAAGCAATCAAACTTGCTGTTACAGAACTTTGAAAAGGTGGTCAGTCTCTTTTCTGTTGGTGCCATGCTGTGTTTCAAGGGGTTTCCCAGCGACTGAATAATGGTGTTCACTTCTGCATTTATGTAAGTGTCGGGCGATTTCCTTATTGGGTTTCTTACGTAGGGAATTAGATCCATACGACCCGCaaatgttttgtgttgtttcACATTTTATATATTCGTATCACACCTTATACTTATTCACTTTTTATACTTGATAATGGCGTAACGTAGCGCCGAAACGTCGTTTGCTTTTCAAAATGTGTTTTAAAAATCTTGTAGCGTTTAACttcttaagccctggccaaacgggaaatgtttgacgaccaaacatcatcaaacattgtttggtgatcaaacattttaccgtttggccatcttgtttgatgatgtttgatcgtgtttgaaCTCCATCAAACATTTGatcaaacaacatcaaacatttcttttgttctcatgtTTGTTTGGTGATGTTTGGTTCGTTTGGCCAGgagtatcaaacatgtttgccTCGCGTATGCGAGATGCGTTATCTCATTCGCTTGTATCCACAGATACCGCGTTTTGTTTACACGTCAGTTTCAGCTGATTAGAGATCTTTAGCAACGACGATCGTGACGCTAACGAAAACGTCGTTTCAAAATCTAACTTTTCGTTTTTTCCTCCAATAATTCAATCAGAATTACGGCTGCTAGACATTTCCTTTGAACCATCGCAGATTTCGCCACGTTGAAATTGTTGTGGTACTCTGGGTAATTTTGTGGCCCACAACTCCTTGCGTTCGGATGTTTGACGATGTTTGATAAAGCATGTTTGAACCGTTTGGCCAGGGATTAAAACATCAACATGTTTgatcaccaaacaatgtttgatgatgtttggtcgtcaaacatttcccgtttggccagggctcAAATTAATTCATTTTCTAAATCTCTCCTGTTGCGCACATTCCCTTTCGTACAAAAATTCCCACAAAATGTTGTCTACTGGTGTGGATGAGTGTTAGGCTTGCGTATCACAGTGCTTAGAGGTAAAAActcagtaaaagtaaagtaaatacactatatttaacgtcggtagttccgtcagttatgaaactggtaacaatggaagccgacggtgcgccctttacccccctccctctgtcagtgctccgttttacgggtatttaaagctatagttACACAGATCAGAGGAACGTCGAAACCggcgttgaagtcaccgagaatcgaaccggggacctcttgctccgaaaagctgcgcactaaccaactgagcacGTCTGCTCCTAAAACGAGCACTAGTTAACATAAAACTAACACAATATTATTGATGATGAGAATTACGGGTAGAATCATATTTAAGACAatgtttcggtgtcctcatgaaaCTATCATCAGGTCAAAATATAATATCTAATAGGTAGcaagaatattaatgttcaacaCTCTTCAGCTAGCCTCTAGAGACTTTGaacttcggcgcgcgcggagctccgctattatattggtgtcatgaggacatcGAAACGTTGTCTTAAATATGATTCTACTCGTAATTTCCATCATCAACACAATATTATAGGAATAATAatatattgaaattgaaatggagtGACAATTATAATGAAGTAATAAATCCATTTTAAAACCatgttgggcagagcaaaaaaGCTGATATTAAAAAAATGGTTATTTTGCGCAACACATTTCGCTGCAATGTTTTGGACATATTGATGTTTACGATTGTATGATTTTTGTCCGCGTCGATTTCCGACATGGTCGAATTGCCTCTATCGTGCTTATTTAATAAGGTCATATATACCTTTCGTTCGATGAGAAGCCAGAGAAGAAGATGGAGAGATTTCGCTTGTAAATAGGACGTGACTTTGTTCATCTGTCAAAATCATATAACAAACCATACTTGACTTAAGGTTGGCATTCGTATAAATGGCGCACACAATACGAgctcatttgcattataatTTCATTAGTTCTGGCTCAACAACTCTTACAAGcacattccccccccccccccctcctgagaTGACCTGCCAAATTCCAGTTtgatccggaatgcacggacacatgttgaacgagctcctgagcgctcttaaggtgttcagtgggtaaacaaattacaattgcaattatttacaaaaaaaataataaataaataatacaaaGAGCTACTTAGGTCGGTAAttatatttttgatattggaaagGTTATCATAATTTCAATTCAGGCAACGCTCATGGTGTCCCCCACATCCATCAGCAGTTATCAGTGTCTTCAAGTGTACACAGCGTAAAGGCTCATGACGCCAGAAAGGCCAAAATAGCGGTGTCACGGTAATGTCTAGAAACTAATCCTCCGAGAAttgaactctttttttttttcccgcaaacACAAcgttgcatcttttgttcagtCAAAGAAACCAAGGCACCTTATCACCTTAGTAAATAGGCTCTAATCGAGAACTGTCCTTCCAACAGCCGACTTGCATAATGTACTTGTAAAAGTCCTAATGATTTTACCTTTTCGGGCCTCACTGcattttctctttaatttgCCTTGTACTTCTGATGGCATCCGAGGTTCGCAGGAAGCATCTGTCGAAATAAATGAAAGCGAACAATACGTGAGTCGCTCAGAGTTAAGAGAGAAAACACATTACGCGTTCAATTCGAGCTGACTCACTCTGCGAGCAGACTCTCTtttgatcttcctagataagtcgggaagaggaaagtagactctgccagcccGATTGACTTCCTTTGAtgtgccgctcatccaaagaaatggatgggTCAGTCCaatttcgacttgtcaaacctgttttttttttaatttgtgtgCATGATCAATCGCCGCGCGTCATctctattttttaaatttgcaaacgcgtgacaatttttaactgtctaaattcccatgagtattccCTCCGTATAtgggttacagaaactagtttgccagaattgaattaattttttcagtaaaaactgaaatgctaatttaaaaactgaattatcttgagtttcgaaggaaatgattccttggttgtcgtgtgtttgccagagttgtttaaaaatatccccactgtttgttttggttttttgcgGTTAcaagtcacgcgtgactgactcccgaataagtttgaatttttaacgcatgctcaacacgagCGGGCTGACaaagtctactttcctcttcccgacttatctaggaagatcgagaGGGACTCTGCTCTCACAGTAGAGCTGACTATGTCCCAATGGAGTTGTTTGTTTAGAGCAGTTTTCCATTGTTAAATCATTAGGACTTCAAAACTTCTGCCACGGTTTGTGACAGGATTGCGCCGTGTATAGTACAAGCCAGGTGACGGGCAGGTTCAGAGTCATAACATGCGTTGCAATGTTCTTGATCTCGCACCTCCACATTTTTCATGGTCTCGCCGATGTAACTGTCACTGAACATTCCAACGCATGTAATGACTCTGAACCTGCCCGTATACTCTTCACGGCGCAATCCTTTCACAAACGCAGAATTTTTGACGGCCTAATGATTCAACAATGGAAACCTGCTTTAAACAAACAACTTCATTGCTACATAGCAAAACTCTTGCCATTGGGATTTACATAAATACACATATCATGCGGACGGTCAAACAACCCTGAAGATGAATTAACCCAAAAAACGTTGGGTTTTCACTTCTTAAAGaatttttagccttgtaaaAACTAGTTATTTTCACTGagcaaatattaatattatcactattactattattatcattctttttattatcattatcattatcattattattatcattattattattattattattattattattattatcatcaccatcattgtcattattgttatttacttatttaacaTACAACTGCATTAAACAGCCAGATTTTTCATGATGAAGTTTACCTTGGTTACAGTGCGGCCATTCTTGGAAAACAACAGGGTCATTGAGCATCTTTGCCACAACAGAGGCTGCCATGGTACTTGCAAAGGACATCCACTCACTCCCTGACAGTTGGGTTTGATTAACAAAACTTGCCACATCTTTTACTACCACCCACTCAATCTTTTCATCATAGGCTGCAGCGAAAACACCTGAAGTTAAGGATGATAGGAAGTTAGCATCAGAGATTCATGTTTTTAGGGAAAGGTCTTCAAGCAACACTCTGTTGCTTCATATCTCCTAGTCAATCTTTGAAACTGCAGCTTTAATTTCACCAAAGGAAATATggctttgattttttaaaagatagtTGTAACAATTAACGTGCACTTCACAACCATTCTATTCTCCTCACTTGTTACAACAACCAAGTTTTTTGGATTCAAATGTTCCTCAGACAAAGTGATAATTTCCTCCATATTCTATCAACACATTATTATGTACTCATTACTAGTACACAGTAAAATGAAACCTTCAACCTTAGAGATAATGCATTTCAATGGCAGCTGTCTCATTAATTCACTAAAATAATTTTGGCTACCAATCAGATTCTTACATGCCCCTTCCACATGGAAAAAGTTCAGAAAAGATAATAATTGCTTAGCTTAATATTTCCTTGGAAAGCTACCAATCGGTTTCATTGATCAAAACTGATAGAGATAACacaatttaataattttagGATTTTTCTTGGATTTTTCTAAATACAAAttagttaaagtgcccctgtgataaaaaaaaaaaacacttcctttttttcttcagattttgaaagtgtgtttgcttaacacctgactagcaaaattttgagctttgatttttatccaaaggtcgtttattttaagtgtaagTTTCCGATTTTGCAATCcgtcattactcacgttcaaaactgaccaaatggacctcagagggttggatctaggaaaaagggatgtcaaaggctcactagcttaaaaattcagcccaaaactcccgtgctgcatatcaattctgcagcgtacacacgcattgcatacataaactagtgagcctagtcattttctccttgatccagctctctcaagaacataaagTTAGTATAAGGGCGGACCctcaaataggaaaattccatttaaaataaacgggtgtcttttttaaatcaaggcttaaacttgggtcacttagtgtttagttaacatagtttagaaatccaaagaaaaataagaatttatttttttggtcacaggggctcTTTAAGGGATGGTTAAAACTATTACCTTCCCCTTCTGTCTCAACAGCAATTGCTTCTTGATATTGTAAATGAAGATCAGCACATCCACACCTCGCTGCCTGTGTTAGGCTCAAAATATCACCATCACTGTGTACTTCAACCTTCAATTCATCTGGATTTTCCAAAGGAGGAACCCACCCATAGGGTGCATCTCTAACAAGATCACTCATATGTCTGCTTACAGGAGATTTGAATCGAGTTTCTGTTGTCAACTTGGCAGATACAACTACATCTCCTAGTTTGACTTTATCTGAGCATAAACCACTGCAAGTTCCCACCAAAAACACTGCCTTAGGGCTCAAGACCCTGACAGCATTCTTTACTGCGGTTAATAATCCCCCTGGGACTGTGGCACCTTTAGAACATTTCATTAATGCAACTTTAAGCTTCTCTTGGTCACCATTATTACCAGTGTATCCAAAATAGATCGGACCAACTTCTTTCTTGTAACTTTTGAAGGGTCGATCCAGAAATGAGAAACAACTCAAGAACTCACAATCCTCCACTGTTAGTAACAAAATATCAATCGGCAGATCAGCATTTTCCCAGGGTTTGGTGGCACCTGGAAGATCACTCAGTTTTGGTGGCTTGTCCCTGAGTTTTGGGGGCATGTCATAACAGTCTTCTGGGACAGGCAAAcaaagtttccttttctttccaccTGAGATTTAAAAACGAAGCAAAATAATTTACCATCTATTAACTTCCATATTTGCTATAAACAAATTTGGAGCAAAATAAGTGACAACACAATTCCTGCTTAGCATTAAGATCTACCATTCTAGTACAAGGTTATTACATTTGACAGCTTTCACTTGAACATTTAGCAAAGGTACTGTTGCATACTGgagtatttattattttattttattttatttagaaaatTCCACCGACTACAGAAAAGTTACTATGAGACGGTGAGGGGGCACGCGAACGGACTCTAGGTCCCAACGAGGCGACCCCCAGATAATCAGATAAatgtatataaaaataaaaaaaaagaaagataacaataaactaaataaataaataaataaataaaaacattaacaaCAATTAAGTCTCCCTATTGAACGACAGTTAGGACAAATAGTTTTCCAGGTTCTAATTCTATCGGTTTCAAAGTCACAATCCAGTTTTTTAAAGTAGTGCTCATATAGCCTAGTTTTAAATAACTTAATAAAAGGTGTCTGCCTAATTGACAGAGGTAAATCATTCCATAAGTAAACAATTCTAATAAAATACGAATCCCTGAATAATGATGTGCGAAAACGGAGGAAATGACGAAGATTTAAAGAACTGGCTGCACTTCTAGTGTGGCCAGTAGAAAATCTAATAAAGTTACTAAGCGGAAAATTAAGTAAACCATTGACGCCCTTGTAGAGAAAAAGAAGATCGCGGCATTCCAACCAGtaagaaataggtagcaaatttAAAGATACTAAGCGAGATTTATAACTAGGGCGAGAATTAGGATCCCGGTGACAACCTAAATATAGCGTGTAGCACGTCTCTGAACACCTTCAAGTAATTTTAAATCTCTAATGCAAGACTGAGGGGCCCAAACCTCACTGGCATAGCCAAGCTGAGATCGAACAAATGCTAAGTAAAGCAACCTTTTACGATCAGCCCCTAAACACGCACTGCCGCAAAAAGCGAAGCTTTCTGTTGGCTTTGGCCACGACACTGGAAATATGGAAACCCCAAGGAGAGTAAGCACCATCCACCTGGACACGCTGATATCTTGAAGATAAGTAGTTGGTAAACCAAGCGTGAAGGGAGCCCTGGATGCCAAACAAGGACAATTTATGAAGCAGACCAATATGCGGCACCGAATCGAAGGCTTTACTGAAATCTAAGTAAACAACGTCAATCTCTTCGCCAGCATCTAGAAATGCGCCCATATCGTGTAGCACAGAGAGCAGCTGGGTAACACACGATCTCGCTTGTACAAACCCATGCTGCATGGAAGACAGGTGGTGGATAAGTTTGGGTAGCAACTTCTTCAACACACAGCGTTCACACAGTTTGCTGATAATTGATAATTGATGACTGTGGATTGTGGATTGATAATTGATGATTGtggaacaaaattaatttgttttactttgtgtATGTATGTGCATGCTTTTACGTTACAAGAGAAGCAGGAAACTGACTGCTGGCCTGGCTAAGAGTTCTGTCTTTTCAAGAAATCAAGTGTTATGATTCAAATTAATTTTACCTGGGTTTTGGGTTCTCAAATAGCCCAGTATATTGCCAACAAGTGAGCCGCGTGAAGACGCGAGGCTGACGAGGTGGCAGCCTTATAGAGCGGAGGTGCGAGATTCTTGTTTATACAGAAAAAATTTAGAGTGTTCCCGAGGTAAGGTAAGGGAACAAACGCCGcttatcatgtgacttcaagaaccaatgaaatcGCGTGTTTTGATgcgtgatgtcattagacaaacttgcatgaaGCGCGACTATTCGgaaatgaatgaaaacactttttcccccatttccctgaccattgtgttgtgcacacttgctttgagtgtccTTTAATATGTAttttcgaaccagcgtgttctatattgagtgaacgagctcaaaactaatcAATTTCGGCCCTCGGCCTGTGAGTAGACcactttgtttttcgtttcgTAACCAACGAgctgtgaacaatttaatttaattttcaaaggaaatatattttctgcaaagtacacaattcaacgatcaatttgacttataattcatggcagtatcttgcaaaataaaaattcttcaagtgaaacaactttcatgtgcgagaggGTTTGATTCCCCACTAATACATGTTTCatactgaaaagtctgaaaacgctttggcaattttttacatggcactgatttattcaacttaattattatCTATTCCTATTAAAATTACCGCTGTCCAAAAATTAGAgaagtactttccatattaacgatgaaatgatatatatgaaatggatcatatatgacctgcggatataaaatcaagtgaagctatgatcctggcAGGTAAGATCGCAATTTttgccactgacgttgggagctggtcatttgtgggttctaatgttcccgtgaggaatgaatcaaagatgaaatgatatatgaaatggatcatatacatgtatgaactgcggatatgaaatcaagtgaagctatgatcctcccactgacgttgggagctggtcatttgtgggttctaatcaatcaatcaatcaatcaatcaatcaatcagtatTTATACACGGTTTCATCAGGcatcaaaaataaaaaacttaaGTTACATTGATTCAActaaattacagtattaaaattattcaattaAGTATATACGAAGCAAAAAGCCTGTTTTCTATCAGCGCCGTGTCTTACTTGCTATTATAATAACTGCGTAAAAGAGACCTAAAATTACGTAGAGATTCTGCTTGCCTTAATGTTTCAGGAAGACTATTCCAGAGAACAGCACCACTGTAGCGAAAACTATTACGGAGATAATTTGTGCGTGGCTGTGGAATAGTTAACTTGTTTACAGAATCTCGAAAAGTTTATGAAGTAGTGTGAGACCGAGCAATAAATTTCGAACTTAGGTACTCAGGAGCAAGGCCAtcaagaaatttgaaaaccataaACGCTTTTGGGATATCACGCTGAGTACTAAggtttttccagtttaaattttagAATAGGTGCGATGCATCTGCATCATAGCTTGAGAAAGTTAGAGCTCGCGCTGCACGATTTTggagtttttgaagtttgtctgcTAGATATCTTGCAAATagaaatgcaaattaaatcaCCACATTCATGAATTAGTCTCGCAGATATATAATCGAAACCGGTTGCGTTCGATTTACTAAGTTTATTCAATAGTAAAAGTACTTGACTGCTATTTGTCGGAGTAAAATAGAATCTTTGGTCTAATGTttccgtgatgaatgaatcaacgatgaaatgatatatgaaatgaatcatatattgaactacGGATGTgaaatcgcgaggtcacgggttcaaaccccgttgtagtcctgaatttttcaggcttctctacgcaatcgtaaaaattgcgttcataactgcgaggatcacagcctcacttgatttcatatccgcagttcatatatgatccatttcatatatcatttcatcattgatttattcctcacgggaacattagaacccacaagagcttcatagctcagttggttagagcgtcgcaccggtatcgcgaggtcacgggttcaaaccccgttgaagtcctgaatttttcaggcttctctacgcaattgtaaaagttgcgttcataactgcgaagatcatagcttcacttcataTATTCATCTCAATACGGATTCCGCGGTAAGCATAGTACACAACACGCTGCTCTTGAAATCCTAAACGACATTCTTACTAACCTTGATAAAGGCCTGGAATTCACTTGTTGTTTgtttattgatttaaaatagGCTTGACTTGGCTTGGTCCGCCAAGATTAGCAATAGCTACCTGTGGCCCCGTCCACCTATAAATAATTTAGTAATTCAAGAAATAAATATACTGTTGTTGTCGTTATAAACTTGAAAGCTATGGCTTCCGAGGAGTGGTAAATGATTGGTTTAAGTCGCAGACAGTATACGGCTGTTAATGGTTATATACCTGAGTCCAGTTGCacaaacaatggatagcgttatccgcCAGATAAaccactatccagtggataagtcatagcgaaaccaattgcactaTCTAATGGATAGAGATTTATCCcgtggatagtgttatccaccttttgaacaactggggcctgatgttAATCCAACCCTctgtggagttcctcaaggttccGTGCTTGGACCCTTGCATTTTCTCTTGTATACCAATGACTTATATTGATCTTCCAATAAGCTTCATTTTTACTTGTTTGCTGATGACTATAGTGTAACTTGTGCAAACGGAGAtcttaaaaaaacttgaaattgaaaTCAACGAAGTGTGTACGTGGTTAGCTGTCAATAAACTAACCTTGAAGGCCGAAAAAATCTATAGTCACTATAATTTATCATCTTTCGTCCACACCAAAAGGCTCTTTCCTTTCATCCCAACTTTAGAATAATAGATAACAACTCAAATACTAGCCAACCATTAAAAACTCCTCATCCTATTCCGctctttaattaattttaccCTATCTGAACTACATGTGTATGGTATCTGTGCTTGGGGTCAGGCTTCTGAAACACATCTTCATAAGCTACTTGAATACATAAACTCCCTGATAAATGTACGCCGTTGCACTCATACACTTTGTTGATCTTCCTGCTCTCCTTTAGCTAACATCACCCATCCCCCCTTCTAGAACTTGCTCGTATGATGGCGACCGGGCCTTTGAATGCACTGCATCTATTCCCTAGAACTCCCTAGCTACCTGAACTaataaaatcatcatcatctgcTTTTACGTTAAATAGTAACCTTAAGACACTTTTCTAATCTTTTGACGATATTGCTACCTTCCATAGGACTATTGTTCAATGTTAGTATTATTTTATCCCAGTAGTATATCTTTACATTTAAGTTAATACatgtaagtgaa encodes:
- the LOC137997705 gene encoding uncharacterized protein; the protein is MPPKLRDKPPKLSDLPGATKPWENADLPIDILLLTVEDCEFLSCFSFLDRPFKSYKKEVGPIYFGYTGNNGDQEKLKVALMKCSKGATVPGGLLTAVKNAVRVLSPKAVFLVGTCSGLCSDKVKLGDVVVSAKLTTETRFKSPVSRHMSDLVRDAPYGWVPPLENPDELKVEVHSDGDILSLTQAARCGCADLHLQYQEAIAVETEGEGVFAAAYDEKIEWVVVKDVASFVNQTQLSGSEWMSFASTMAASVVAKMLNDPVVFQEWPHCNQDASCEPRMPSEVQGKLKRKCSEARKDEQSHVLFTSEISPSSSLASHRTKASSSRQSHIIEWIRQIYQKCEGVVFPVPWCERFSFQLENIFTRLRIVAKEKTRGTLTKEITNMTSIFTSHEDCQHPRIVLIEGEPGMGKTTYCQKLAYDWATKQDREWDESFPSVEVLLLLRCREIESSIWDAIDDQILPEEIDPEMKETFFRFVRENPSKVLLVLDGLDEADPQKLAVYLSLIQRKQLPGCHIVLTSRHEAGDKVRSFSDTLLEILGFTRSDAKDFIRKYFRHAKQVAEKLINVLWHPYYIVYDHDDLRIEGPLEELTKNPLAAFYQTTERSCS